TGCCGGTGGGACGATCGTACACGTGAAGTTCAGCGATCCGCCCACGATTGCCGAAGTCCGCCAAGTGCTGTCCGCAACCGATATCCAGGATCTGTCGGTGCAGGATTTCGGCCTGTCTGGAGATGAGTTTCTGATCCGTATGGCGGAGCCCGAGACGGATATCGGCACGGACGAGGACCAGACCAGCCCCTCCGTCCAGGTCCAGGACACTCTCAAGGATTACTTTGGCGAGCGCCTGCTGCCCGTCCAGCGGGTAGAAACGGTCGGGCCCAAAGTCGGACGGAATCTGCGTACCCGGGGCATTCTGAGCGTTCTGTTTGCAGCCCTGGTCATGGGCACCTATATTGCCTTTCGGTTCCAGCTCAGCTTCGGCATTGGCGCGGCGGTGGCGCTGTTTCATGACGTGCTCATCACCGCGACCGCGCTGCTGCTGATGGATGTGGAGTTCGACCTGCCGATTGTCGCCGCCTTTCTGACCGTCATCGGCTATTCGGTCAACGACACGGTGGTGGTATGTGACCGCATTCGGGAGAATCAGCGCAAGATGCGCCGCGAGACCCTGGCGACGATTATTCAGCGCAGTATCAACGAGATGCTCAGCCGGACGCTGATTACCTCCGGAACAACCTTGATGGTCCTTCTGGCCCTGTATTTCTTGGGCGGGTCGGTCATCAACGGCTTTGCCTTCGTTCTGCTGGTCGGTTTCACGATTGGCACCTACTCCTCGATCTATGTAGCCAGCCCGATTGTTCTGCTGTGGAGCGGGGAGGGCAGACGGCGCTGAGGCCGTCCCTCTGTCTTGGATGTGGACTGGCGTGTGCCGCTCCGGGCACGGGACCTCACAGCGACTCCTCCCGGTATGGCCTCAGAGGCGTGCAAGTTCTTGTCTCCATTGACGATATGGCAGGGGTATGGTATACCCCGCGCCTTAATGCAGGGGAGAGTTGTCGCTGGGACAGGGAGGGAGCAGTGAGTTCTGGGCAGAAAGCAGGGGTGCTGAAAAATCCTCATGAGAGTAAGATGTACTCTCGTTTCTCCCATTTTTATGATCGGATTTTTACACGACTTTTCACCGAGCGGATCGTGAATGCGGTTCAGGCCCTGAATATCCGGCCGGGGGCAAGGGTGCTTGAGGTCGGTGTTGGAACCGGGCTGTCGCTGGCCGCCTATCCCGCCCACTGTGAGGTGACGGGCATTGATCTGGCACCCGATATGCTGGAGCGGGCGCGGGAAAAAGCCTTTGATAACGGCTGGCGTCATATCCAGCTCAGGGAAATGGACGCCCTCAACCTCGATTTTCCGGATAATACGTTTGATTACGTGACCTCATTCCACGTCATCAGCGTCGTGCCTGACCCGGTTCGCATGATGAAGGAAATCCATCGGGTGTGTAAGCCCGATGGCAAGGTCGTCATCATCAACCATTTTCGGACCACCAAACCCGTGCTGGGGCCGATTGTCGGTGCGCTTGACCCGCTCACCCGGCGTCTGGGCTGGAGCGCGTCGCTGCGCCTGACGCAGGCTTTTGACGGCGTGCCGATCCGGATTGAACAGCGGTTTAAAACGTCTCCGCTGTCGCT
This portion of the Desulfurellaceae bacterium genome encodes:
- a CDS encoding methyltransferase domain-containing protein gives rise to the protein MYSRFSHFYDRIFTRLFTERIVNAVQALNIRPGARVLEVGVGTGLSLAAYPAHCEVTGIDLAPDMLERAREKAFDNGWRHIQLREMDALNLDFPDNTFDYVTSFHVISVVPDPVRMMKEIHRVCKPDGKVVIINHFRTTKPVLGPIVGALDPLTRRLGWSASLRLTQAFDGVPIRIEQRFKTSPLSLFTIVVAKNEKQTRNGHQIPNNGAGHPSQTGEPLLRP
- the secF gene encoding protein translocase subunit SecF, translating into MELIRPGTDIDFLRYSKIAAVFSSLLVLIGLATFFVRGGLTYGVDFAGGTIVHVKFSDPPTIAEVRQVLSATDIQDLSVQDFGLSGDEFLIRMAEPETDIGTDEDQTSPSVQVQDTLKDYFGERLLPVQRVETVGPKVGRNLRTRGILSVLFAALVMGTYIAFRFQLSFGIGAAVALFHDVLITATALLLMDVEFDLPIVAAFLTVIGYSVNDTVVVCDRIRENQRKMRRETLATIIQRSINEMLSRTLITSGTTLMVLLALYFLGGSVINGFAFVLLVGFTIGTYSSIYVASPIVLLWSGEGRRR